From the Papaver somniferum cultivar HN1 chromosome 2, ASM357369v1, whole genome shotgun sequence genome, the window AACATCAACTTTTCTCTCCTTCATCACCATGTTTTAGCACCCCAAGTAGAAAACCAGACTGTCTCAAGTTTAAAACCCTAATAACGAACCCCAAACGTCTCTACGAAGTCGAAGGGCTTACTTTGCTTCGAGTCGTCGACTCTTGCATGCATGAGAAGGAACTCGCGCCCCATTCCTTGGGGTTAGTGAGCACGTGCCAAGCAAGTGCAATCAGTATTTGGCCATAAGCGTGCGTTTGCTAACCAGTGTTGAATGGAAATGACAAGAGGTGCCACTCGACATAACTGACTAAGAGAACGCAAAGATTGCAAATGTTAATTCCCATGGCTGCATCCACTGGAAACTTTAATGCATTTATTTTTACAAGTTCCGTGCCTCGCagagtatgtgtaatgaattctgcTGATAAAAGTTGTGTAGGTCTCTAAAAATCTCTCGAGAGTTTCAGTGATGAGGTCTCTAATAATCTCTTACCTGACAGACCTTCACTTGAGATACAAACCTCAAGgcaaatcatttttcaaaaacttattcctagtaagcaaaaaaaaaagcgaGAGGCAGACTTCGCTTTGAAATGTAGCAGTAATGAAGTTATCCGACTGTAAATTTGAAGTATATGAGCAAAGGATAAACAAAATACTTATTACAGAGGCTCAGATACACTCAAAGATTTCCTAAAATCTCTGCTGTCTGGGATTCTCTAAACTGAACACTCAAATAATAACAAATTTGAAGTTGCGAGAAAGGATAAACAAAAGATTAACAGCTTTTTCTAGATTCTCTGTTTTTTAGGTTCTCTAAATTAAAGACaaattaaaataacaaaataaaactaTTATTTGGAAGATTCAGTAGGCTTCTCCAGCTCCTCCTCAGGTTCCTTACCAGAATCCTTCTCAGATTCTTCGTCAGATTCCTGCCCCGCTTCTGGATCAGATTCACTGCCCAACTCCTGGTCTGAACCTTGCTGCTCAGGATCATCACCCTCCAACTCTTTCTGGTCAAAGAGATCTCTCTGAACAGGGACAGATTTTAGTTGCTGTGATGAAACAACATTTGCAATAGCTCGCAAAGCTGCTGATGCACGATCATTGTCTACCGCAGCTTCATCATTAGCACTGGATGTAGAGGCTTGTTCACTAGCATTTTCTACCTTTGGTGGGGGGACAAAAAAGGGAATTCGCCCTCTCTGCCAATCATGTAGGACCATCTTTGCTACACAAGCCATGTCTGGCTCGCCACCCTAGAAACATTCAAGTCAAAATCTTGAGAATTGTTTCAATAAAATTGTTTATGTACCAGAATTGTTTTCTTCTCGGCTAATATTGACTAGTTCAGCCCTAAGTATCCAGGCCAACACTCATGGCCTGGAATGAGAAACCTAGAATAACAAAATGTCCAATATAGgagtttttgtaaaatctatgagaTGGTACATATATGTTGTTTTggtcttatttttaatttaacgtGCTGGCGACAGCAAATGCCGCCATAAGCACTGTATGTTCTTCTGAGAGAACAATGTAAGGCAAGACTACTGTGCGCCATCATATTATACTGTTTTTAACCAACATTTTGGGGTCAACCCTGGCCAACCTTAGCAAGCTTTCACCATAAAATTAGCAATACTCGTAAGTATTATATACTGGAAACAAACCTTCAGAAGTTTCCCGGATATTCTGCAAAGCTGAATAAGGAAATCCTCCTGATCCACCCTGAAACAGGAAAATGAATTAAAAGATAATCAGCATAGTtaatagtaatttttttttggatattcCCGTACGCTCCACCGTTGAGAAAGAACCATACCAGTTCTTTATCTTATAAGCTCTTTGTAAATGTTCTTTCTTCACACGTTTCAAAACTTCTCCAATATGCTCAGTTGCATCCTCCAAGTTTGTAACACGTACCTAGTTATGGTGCAAAGGATAATCCCAAATAATAAACAGTTAAAAAGCTTTTTACAGCATTGAGAAAGTAAAAACTCTGCGATGGCATAAGCATGATTGCATTTTAGAGAAGGTGATCAATAGTTGCTTTTACTTACTACACCCTTGAGAACAATATCAGTTTCAGTGTCACTATTTTGATAAACAACTCCAGGGCAATCAATCAAGAAAATCCGTTTCGTAAGTGTTATGTACTGCCAGACTTTAGTTTCGCCAGGTACTGGAGCAACCTTGCACACCTTgagaaataataaaaatcaaatatGTCAGATCTTTCGATTAAGGAAGTAGTAAGAATCACAATGACTACCATCATAAAGCACAATACACTTGGTTCAAAAATACAAACAATATGTAAAGATAAATCTACCAAGACATCTAAAGCATCATACTCCTCAACTACTTTGCAAATCACATACTGTATACCACATTTTTCCCCACTGACCAAAAAATATGTCAAACCAGTTAAGCTCTACTGAGAATCAACAAAAACTGAGTAAGATTATACATACAGATTTGGTCCGTAAGGTATTGATGACTGACGATTTGCCAACATTTGGGTATCCAACAAATCCCACAGATATAGCTTGCTTGTCACTTTTTAGGCGGGCGAACTGCCTCAATACTGATAGCAGAGATCCCTgttaaagaagagaaaaaacaaaaAGCGAGTCCAAATTAAACCATACTGTACCAATAATAAAGAGCACAACTAAGACTCTGACATACACAACTAACCAGAAAGAATCAGAGTTATCTTTGAATAAATTACCTTGCCAAAAGATTTATTTATGCTAGCATGAAAAGCCAGAGTAGGATAATCTTTTGATAAAACACGAAGCCAACCCTTTGTAGCCCACGCTGGCACCAGATCACACTGAGAAGGGCATAAAATATCAAAGAAATGTCAAATGGATTATAACAAAAACACAGATAAACATCACACATTCTATGAACAGAATCTGTAACAACCTTGTTTAGCAAAAACACCATGTGCTTATGCTTACAGTGCTCTCTCAAGTGTCTTTCCAGATGATAGCAACGTGTACCATTTGGATCCCTAGCATCCAATACCTGTTAAGATATtcgaacataaaaaaaaaacattggatCTTATGTTTTGCTACCCTGCTGAAAAAAAGGAAGTGATAACTATAATACAACATCCAAAAGCAAATATTAATGGAAgcacatcaaaataaaaaaattacagcaATATATTTCACATTTGGAAAATCTGACCTGCACAACAACATCTGAAGAGTCTATGACTTTGTAGAGTTCACCCCAAATACGTTTGCTTTGGCCCTTCTCAAACATGGTATGTCTAACCAGGTCTCTTAAACCATCTGCTTCAGTCCCTTCTACAGATGGAGCAGCAGCAGCCTTTTCCTCAAATGCATCTAAGGAAAAATGTAATATGAGTCATGTAACAAGCAATCTTGATTAAGAAGAGGAGCACGAGTCATGTAACAAGCAATCTTGATTAAGAAGATAACAGTGGATAATTGAAATTTCAACCAAAGATAAACTGTGAACAAGCACAAATTGCCATAACAAAAACTCGTATACCTTGAGAACCATCAGCCCTTTTAAGTAGAGATTCATAATCAACTGCTAAGAGCTTTGGTCGTTTCCTTTTCCTTTGAGGTCCAAATGCATCTTTGAAGGGCTCAACATCCAAAAGATGAGCCTTGGCTTGCTATTGAAAATGCAAAAGAATTACGGATTCAGAAGATACAACAGAAAGTAAATTCAAAACAACTGAACGTATTAATTataaattggttaaaaaaaagaACATTTACCTTTTGATGATCTTGTAAAAGGGACATGGGCAGCATCCTTTCCTTCAAGATAACATTATAGTTACTAGATAGTTTATTATGAAGTTCATCTCGAAAATGCTCCAGCGCCTTCTGATCCACAATTCTAGTATTTCCTGTAAATTAAACAAATCAATTTCATCAGTCATTCCATTACTACTCTCTATAAATACCTtccaaattcccattttcatctATCTAAATAACAATGAAATCAAATTTGATGAACATAATAAAAACAATAAAGGAAACCCGAACATACCAAACCAACGTCGATCGGGTTGAATCCGGGTATTAGGAAGATCTTTCTCTTGCAAATCATGCTTTAAAATCTTTCCTTTAGCATTACGTTTAGGTCTGGTATTATACATCTTGAGCCGCCGCACAGTAGCAGCAGTTCTAGTACCACTTTTGCCATCACTACGGTTGACATCCAATGAATGTTTCGGTTTCCCTGAAATATtcactttcttctccttcttcatcaCCATTTTGTATATTACCTCTACAAAAATAATTTAACAACTCACTCTATCAGAACCAAACAGATATACAAATCTcgcaaaaaatcagaaaaccagaGCTCTCTGATTTTCTTGAACCCTGAATCAATAAGAGACCTAAAACTGAGAGAGCGGCGATACTTACCCTGATTGAAGAGCTGagtatttttttagggtttaaggaGAGACCGCCGTAGCGGAAAGAGAAAGAGGAGTGAGAATTGTGGACAAGACAAGGAAGAAATACAGGTAAGGTGTAAGAGGGGTGTAAGTGTAGATTAAGATTTTTGGTATAATTACTATTATACCCCCACCAGTCCATAAATATCGGTGGGAGAAGAAATTTACTTCATTAGTGATTCAGTGTGTTCTCCTCCTTGGTTCCCCTTCTCTCTTGGTGATCCTGGGTATAGAAATTTTGCAAacttttaaaaaccctaatttgcattgtttaattttgattaattgtgattaaGCGAGAGAGAGGAAGAGAATTGTTTTCAAGATGCCACAAGTGAAGATTATTGCGAAGAATTTCATGGACATGGTAGCGGCTCTACCTGCTTTAAAACTTGATAAGCTTTATGATAATACCTTCATCTGCGAAGCTGTTTTGAGGTAGCTCAAATCTTCACCATTTTATATATGCTTTTCAATCTGTTACGGAATGGGATTGGAAATTGAATGGTAATAAGTATGTTGGTGTTTTTTGTATTTAGGTCTTTGCCCCCTTTGGCCAAGAAATATGTTCTACAACTGTTATACATTGACGAGCCAGTGACAGCCAAATCAATGGAGGACTGGGTTTTAACAGATGGGGTTTCAAAGCATAGAGTGGCTATTGATCGGTTGATACAATTAAGGGTATTTCTTGAGATTACAGACAGGTAGGTATTACATTATTTGCTTATCTTTTTGTTGATATCTAAGGAACTAGGATTGAGTCTTAATTTATAACTTAGAGCAATGTCTACCCAGCTATGAACCTTTTGCAGACGTATCACATTTTCAATAACCCCAGAAACATGGATTAACTtactcaaagaaaaataaattgaatTGTTGTGTCTGTGAATATAATAAGTGAACAACTAACCCTATCTAGGAAAATAGTGAaggaacttgatgaattagatttTAGAGTAACAAAGAAAATTAACATAATAAAACCCTATCTTACCAACATAAGCCCCACTTGTTAAGAATATACAATGGAGTAATGGACCCATTATTAGACGATGTTCTAGAATCTAAGACCTTTTGCGTAGTCCGCGTAGTACTGTAAAAAATAGATAGCCTTATTTGGCCAAAATGTAGCATTTGAGACTGAGGTTGCGCTGCCTTTTCTATCATTCTTCTGTTTTGATAGTAGCATTTCATGGTAGGTTACTTATGATAGTCTCGGATACGTAGAGGTTATATCGCAAGTAGATACTTGTGAGATTCTTATGCATTAGTTTCATATCAGGGGGACAATTCTACCCGTTATTTAGTAGTGATCGTAAAGATTGTGTTGCCAGTCTTTGCTCCTAACTGTTGAATTCTTTTGTCACTGTAGGAAAAAGGAAACCAGTTACAGAGTGAATCCCAAGTTTCAGGGTAATCTTCAGAATTATATAGCGCATGGGTAAGTCATACTATCACTCATATAGCAACTTCTTGTTGTTTAACAATGAGGTTGTGCTTTGCATTCTTTTTTTGTGTGAAGCAAGTGTCAGAAGTAACTGCTGAACTTATTCATACAGTAAATATCCTTCTGGGGCTGTGCCGGGTGTTTGTATCTATCATCTTTTAATTTGACAGTCTTCGTAGAATTTAAAACCAGCCAAAGCAGTCTGATAGCTTTGTAGTGAATTGATAACCCCCTACCCGCTGCATTATATCCTCTGATCTTTTGGCAACCAGTAAATATGTTCCATATACGcaagtttttttgatttttaaccCTTCCTGGATATGAAGCTAAAACTTCTGACCTAATTTAAATTTTTTGTACACAATAGTGTTATTCTTGATACTGTATCAGTACTATGCATTAAAACATGTTCCCTACTGTGCACAAAATGAACATTTTTGGTATAAATAAAGTGAGTTTATAACTTCAAAAGTGGAAATTACAGTGGAGTTTTACCAAGGGAATCAATGTCATCGAGCATCACCGTCAGGCTCCCAACTGCGGAGGAGTTAGATTCTTATGCACTTGAGCAATGGGAGGTTGTAATCTTTAGCCAGAAGCCATATTCTATGATGAGTTAAATAGTTTCTGGATAGCTGCAAATGTGATGTTCCATTGAACTTCTGTTTATTCTTGCTTATGACCCTGGTGAACAGAGCTTCTTACTTCAACTTATAAGCTCGGGCCAAGCAGAAAAGAAGACAAGCTTTAGCCCTTCCATGATGACAATCTTCCAGAAAGGTCTTTTGAGTCTAAGGTCCTACAAATATTTCCTTGTCAGTTTTTGGAATCACTGGACCTCACTTTCTTACCTAAAGAAACGTGATTTAATCTGATGGATAACAAATCTTAGTTTGCGTTCGCTGCAGAGAAAAAGAAGCTCCAAAATTAACTGAAAGTGGGTTTCAGTTCCtggtgtgtattatatgaatatCCAACCTGACCTTTCGTGCTTCTTGTTAGTGCATacctttttccttcttttgtcAGATTTTTACATGTATTATATTTATAGTAATTATTACTGGGTTTCCTGTTGCAGCTGATGGATACAAATGCACAACTTTGGTACATAATTAGGGAATATATTATCAACTCTGAGGTATTTATATGTTGTTTAACATTTGGGATACTCATAGTATATCACCAGTGTTCTCATCTGTTATCAATAAATATTCAGTGCTTCAGTGTATTTGAAGTTTAAATCTTGAATGCAAAGGTAATGTCTTTGAAAAAATGTAAAATCTACTACCCAAGACATGCTGTTATTTCATGTCAAATTAATGGTCATAATATGATTTAAAGAAACTAGTAATATTTTTGAAATAGAAACTGTATTTCTTCTCTTTATCCTGGTTACCAAGTTTTACACTATACAAATGAGATCGCTAAAACATTAGCTGATTTTATCTGGATATCTGAAGCAATATTCTTTATCTCTAAATGGTGCAGGTTCGTGGAGTGGATTCAGCAgatttgatttcttttcttttagagCTCAGTTTCCATGCCACGGGCCAGGTACTAAAGAGACATGTTTTTCTCATGGTAACTTTAAAAGTAGTAGTTAAAGCTTTAGTTCACTATGTATATGACCGTTGAAACTTCGTTAGTTCTTACAATTGGCAAATGCTAATCCATAAGCAACATCTATATTATATATAGTACATGACTGTTGTTGGAAATTGGGTTAACCCCAAATGAGGCTCTTCATGTGCTAAGCACTTTTGAATCCATGCTATAGCACTGAGGGGGTAGTTTTTAGTTTCTAACTCCATTACTTGCATTGTAAGACTGAATTTTCTCGATGTGCTACATATTAGGCGTATAATATGAACACCTTGAATCCGACACAGAGGAGTGCTATCAAGGATCTTGCAGACCTTGGACTAATCAAACTTCAGCAGGTAAGTCAATATAGTTCACGTAGTTATGTTAATATTATCGGCAGACTGATTATATGACATTTCACATCTTCTTACAGGGTAGGAAAGAGGATTGGTTCATTCCGACTAAGTTGGCTACAAATCTTTCTGTGAGtttgtctgattcttcatcaCGCAAGCAGGTATTTTTCAACCTGAGCTTTTTAATTTGAACTATTAATAAGCAATATCTGCACTATTGCTTTCAATATAAACCAGTGAGGTCCTGATTTGGATTATGAAATGTCTACATTTGTACTGATCTTCAAGATTCTGTTGCATTCATTTATATTTCTGTCAACTGGATTATGAAATGTCTGCATTTGTACTGATCTTCAAAAATTGCATTCATTATATTTCTGTTGACTGGTCCTAGCATTTTACTCAAAAATTACAAACCAAATGCTACATGAAGTTGCCTAATGCATTTTATTGTAGGGGTTCGTAGTGGTGGAAACAAACTTTCGGTTGTATGCTTACTCTGCTTCTAAACTGCATTGTGAGATTCTGCGCCTGTTTGCGAGGTATGTCCATCTGATTATATTAGTTTAACTCCCAAAGGGTTTTTCTTCTACTCAGCTGACAATTATGTATTCTTAGTCGATATGACTTGTTAATCAATATAACAAAAGATCATGCCATGAGTTTTCTTAAGATTATATACGCATGTCAGTGAAAAAATTTCATAAGATTGCGTGTCCACTCTCTTTTGGATTACCTGTTTTCTTCCCATCAAATGTTTTCTTTCAATTCATTGAGGGTAAAAAAATTTGTTTAGCTTGGCACCTTTGAACTTTTCGTCATCTAGCAGTAATACATAATTATTCTTAATATCTCTTAAGATcacatttttattctttttcaaaATGAATGTTTTTCTTACAACTCATCAAGGAGAAAGAGGAATGTAATTCCGGTCTGTATCATCTCGAGTAATGATAACTTCTGAATCAGAGGATTTCTCAGAGCATATTGTAATCAGATGTATTTCTCAGAGGCATATTAAATCAGATGTATTATGGCAAGGCTTGCCTACCATTTTGGACTCCCCAAACTGGTTATGTGCTTCATGGTCGGATCAGATCGTGTCACCATCATAGAATCCTGACCTATCAATTTAAATTGGAATAGCCAATGCAAATATGTGTGGTTTATTGGTTGTTATACAGTTTTAGATTTGTAATATTTCTTGTCAAAGCCTTATGACATATTGCTGGGGATACACAATAGGCCattgttaaatttcagttttgcaCCAGTTACGCTGTTTACCATTCCAAATCGTTCTTCGTAATGTATTGGGTTGTTTTCCAAAAACTGTTGATGTAACAGTATTGTTTTAAAAATGCAGAGTCGAGTATCAGCTTCCCAACCTTATTGTTGGAGCAATAACAAAGGAAAGTCTGTACACTGCTTTTGAGAATGGCATTACATCTGAGCAGGCGAGTTTCAAAGTTTATGATCAAACgtatcttctttttttcttctattcaTATCTTGCACTAACTTTATAATCAGACTTATAAGAATTTTCTAAATGGAGTATTTTTATTGATTTGTCGTACATTGCCATTTCCTTACCCTTGTCCTTTGCACTGAAACAACCGAAAACTTGTCACAAAGATCCTTCTTCTACTAGGCTGTCATTGACGAGACATGGAACATAAAACCAATTAGTTTAACTGCTATGTAAATGGAAACAAACAATCACTGGATCAGTTTTTCTTCATTGCATCGCTTTAGCTGTTCCTTGTTTTTGAAACTGTGTATTTGCAGATTATTTCTTTTCTCCAGCAGAATGCACATCCTCGTGTATGTGATAGAGCAGCACCAGCTGTACCAGAAAATGTTACCGATCAGGTACCTATCTTTTCCAGCTTGAACATTTAGGTGTGACTTTAGGAAGCCCTGAGTCAATCACTCATTTGATCATTGGACAATCGGTCATTTTTTTCCCCgtataatttggattagttcaagCGTCCCCTGTAATGTACAGATTAGGCTGTGGGAAAGTGATTTGAATAGAGTGGAGGCAACTCCTGCAAATTTCTACGAGGAATTCCCTTCAAAGGTAACCATTCTTCCTTCTTGCTCTTTACTTGGGGGGGATCTACTAGATTTAATTAAGGTGGTGTTCTGATTCACATTCCAGTTTCGGATCATCTATTTTCAAAATCAAAGGATAAATACCACCTAGTGAACACTAATATCATAAGTGCACATTTTGGCTTGTGTGCGTTTTTAAGAAAAGATTTTTTTAAATCAGAGTTTTATAGACTCAAACTGCTTAAACGCTTAAAGAGGAAAAAGTTAAAATTCTTTCTGGTGTTTTCAGTAAACCTATCTGTTTTTCACAAATCTGGAACAATTTATGGATTTAGGGAATGTGCTTCGTATTGCATCCTTTTGGCATTTATAGGGAGGGATATGTGAACTGTTAGCAATAAAATGTTTATAAGTTTCTCATATTCTTGTTACTTCATTCTTTCTTAGGATGTCTTTGAAGGTGCTTGTGACTACGCAAGAGATAATGGTGGATTATTATGGGAAGATTCGAAGAGGATGCGATTAGTTGTCAAAGCAGAGATACATACTCTGATGCGAGACTATCTACACCGCCAAAAGTAGTAACAGAGTTTTGATGTAAACGAACAGAAACTATGATATTCACTGTAGTGATATATTTTTGGTTCACATCAAAGAGAATTTTGTGATTACTTTAGtactttgatttctttttttccttctatgGTCCCTTCTCTGCAAGGTGAAAAGACCAGTTATGTACTACAATATGCCTAGCTGATAAGCTTGCATGCAAGGCTGATCCTATTAAGCCACGGACCCACAATTCAACCTCATAGAAGAGGAGAAAACTCAGGGACAGTACTTAAAGGATCTGGGGAAATTCAACAGCCACAACTCATTGTTGCCAAGAAAAATGCTGCTCCTGTACCTTTTTCTGGTAAACCATTGAATTTATCAGCTTGTATAGCTGAAGGGGACTCATGTTAGTCCCTGGATGGGGCTGTAACAACTTCTCTTGTGAGTGGTGACTGGTGACAATTGTGTACATGGACAAACGTTAGAGAAGGTTTTGTCTCTCCTCAAAGTCAGACCGGAATAGCTGGATACGGCTCAATCTCATTTTTACTTAATTTTACTCATGTCCCATGAGAGAATAGTACCTTTCTCGGATAAACGGCCATTATCACCAATGGGGTAGGGAACCCCCAATATGTAAGGATTGGATTCGGATGAGAGAGAGAAAGGGAGATCGGAATTAGGCAGAAATTGATAATCATCCCACGAACAGTAGCGAAAACAATGGCGAGTACCGTAATCGTGGAATTAGGTCGAAACAATAAGAAGTATGCAAGCGTGGTGGAGGATATAGTGAAAATAGAGAAGAAACTTTTCCCAAAGCATGAATCACTTGCTACTGTCTttgatgaagaactcaaaaagaagaACTGCGGATTACTTTACTCTCATGTTAACGGTGAAGTCTCTGGTTATGTTATGTATCAATGGCCTTCTTCCTTGTATGCTTCCATTACTAAACTTGCAGGTAAAACCC encodes:
- the LOC113348833 gene encoding nuclear/nucleolar GTPase 2-like; its protein translation is MVMKKEKKVNISGKPKHSLDVNRSDGKSGTRTAATVRRLKMYNTRPKRNAKGKILKHDLQEKDLPNTRIQPDRRWFGNTRIVDQKALEHFRDELHNKLSSNYNVILKERMLPMSLLQDHQKQAKAHLLDVEPFKDAFGPQRKRKRPKLLAVDYESLLKRADGSQDAFEEKAAAAPSVEGTEADGLRDLVRHTMFEKGQSKRIWGELYKVIDSSDVVVQVLDARDPNGTRCYHLERHLREHCKHKHMVFLLNKCDLVPAWATKGWLRVLSKDYPTLAFHASINKSFGKGSLLSVLRQFARLKSDKQAISVGFVGYPNVGKSSVINTLRTKSVCKVAPVPGETKVWQYITLTKRIFLIDCPGVVYQNSDTETDIVLKGVVRVTNLEDATEHIGEVLKRVKKEHLQRAYKIKNWVDQEDFLIQLCRISGKLLKGGEPDMACVAKMVLHDWQRGRIPFFVPPPKVENASEQASTSSANDEAAVDNDRASAALRAIANVVSSQQLKSVPVQRDLFDQKELEGDDPEQQGSDQELGSESDPEAGQESDEESEKDSGKEPEEELEKPTESSK
- the LOC113348834 gene encoding general transcription and DNA repair factor IIH subunit TFB2-like, with the translated sequence MPQVKIIAKNFMDMVAALPALKLDKLYDNTFICEAVLRSLPPLAKKYVLQLLYIDEPVTAKSMEDWVLTDGVSKHRVAIDRLIQLRVFLEITDRKKETSYRVNPKFQGNLQNYIAHGGVLPRESMSSSITVRLPTAEELDSYALEQWESFLLQLISSGQAEKKTSFSPSMMTIFQKGLLSLREKEAPKLTESGFQFLLMDTNAQLWYIIREYIINSEVRGVDSADLISFLLELSFHATGQAYNMNTLNPTQRSAIKDLADLGLIKLQQGRKEDWFIPTKLATNLSVSLSDSSSRKQGFVVVETNFRLYAYSASKLHCEILRLFARVEYQLPNLIVGAITKESLYTAFENGITSEQIISFLQQNAHPRVCDRAAPAVPENVTDQIRLWESDLNRVEATPANFYEEFPSKDVFEGACDYARDNGGLLWEDSKRMRLVVKAEIHTLMRDYLHRQK
- the LOC113348836 gene encoding uncharacterized protein LOC113348836, whose protein sequence is MASTVIVELGRNNKKYASVVEDIVKIEKKLFPKHESLATVFDEELKKKNCGLLYSHVNGEVSGYVMYQWPSSLYASITKLAVKDNFRRQGHGEALLKAAIQKCRTRHIQRVQLHVDPSRTAALALYQKLGFKIDRLIEGYYSMTRDAYVMYVEFTD